One region of Kazachstania africana CBS 2517 chromosome 3, complete genome genomic DNA includes:
- the BUD13 gene encoding Bud13p (similar to Saccharomyces cerevisiae BUD13 (YGL174W); ancestral locus Anc_8.127), with product MSLHSYLSKTYGSTVSRKKKNNKERETSKGTSLQITENNTEVQQISNPTTNPPAKGLWKDVRTNEVFSLPKVEGDNTVSTDEEKSVFKPKGNETVHRDEKGHKLTSEQLKSKEKEQDLRVQIKKRYLQRLNAGELQLYLKENNTTLESLLRSRGNPYISSEDPQESFNTKSKPENNLSLLNRKLYNGISPENRFDIKPGYRWDGVDRSNGFEEKWFRKRNEIEEKKIQKATSQNDY from the coding sequence ATGTCATTGCATAGCTATCTATCAAAAACTTATGGATCAACAGTATCcagaaagaagaagaataataaGGAGAGAGAGACTTCAAAAGGCACTTCTTTACAGATAACTGAGAACAATACGGAAGTACAACAGATATCAAATCCTACAACAAACCCTCCCGCTAAAGGTTTGTGGAAGGATGTACGAACAAATGAGGTATTCTCACTACCTAAGGTAGAGGGGGACAATACTGTGTCTACAGATGAGGAGAAGAGTGTATTCAAACCGAAGGGTAATGAAACTGTACACAGAGATGAGAAGGGTCATAAATTAACCTCTGAACAACTTAAATCTAAGGAAAAGGAGCAGGATCTGAGGGtgcaaataaaaaaaaggtaTCTACAGAGGTTGAATGCTGGCGAGTTACAGTTATATTTGAAGGAAAACAATACTACTCTGGAATCCTTACTCCGATCTAGGGGCAATCCGTATATATCAAGTGAGGATCCTCAAGAGTCTTTCAATACAAAGTCCAAGCCGGAAAACAATTTGTCCCTCCTGAATAGGAAACTTTACAATGGTATATCGCCGGAAAATAGATTTGATATAAAACCAGGTTATAGATGGGATGGTGTAGATAGATCTAACGGtttcgaagaaaaatggtttcgaaagagaaatgagattgaagaaaagaaaattcaaaaagcGACTTCACAGAATGATTACTAG
- the MPT5 gene encoding Mpt5p (similar to Saccharomyces cerevisiae MPT5 (YGL178W); ancestral locus Anc_8.136), which produces MPYNHQPQLSVNSIQSLVEPITPPPLGQMNNKRNHQKAHSLDLSGFNDFISSTANQINGNLPLINEFDLNFNNSDDSTTVTTTTNSSSLFQSKNSHSSRNGNNSTHTATNSTSSTNSSIMEITSMPLEELDYIKLATDQFGCRFLQKKLESNSITESNLVRDLMYEQIKPFFLNLVLDPFGNYLIQKLCEYLTTDEKTFLINSIYPHVFRISINQYGTRSLQKIIDTVDNETQIDLIVKGFSQEFTSIDQVVTLINDLNGNHVIQKCIFKFPSSKFDFIINAIIEKNNIIAISTHKHGCCVLQKLLSVCTLQQIFKISLKIIQFLSGLMNDQFGNYIIQFLLDIKELDFYFLIEIFNTLLVNDICQLSCLKFSSNVIEKYIKKLFRIIQDTINGNILPNMNDDIINNLMRIILNIIEFFTINLNILIRDNYGNYALQTLLDVKNYSLLLEYPQSNTTAKNPNLINFTTEFSLKIGNLVMLTKELLPSIKTTSYAKKIKLKVKAFSDVTGLNFNNDIKNGRPTSSNDNRQQQQQQQQQQQQNKHHQRHFSLPANAYYRRNSNAMNAAPTIHQSMSNFLGSNNITPVNNNDNNNYLTSMQNLYQQPSLTPSSQSFINNQPTSSNVLQQQQQQQQQQQQPLLYMNDTANLFQNNPSPLHMINTNDIMNTVNYSNVTSQRIVSNPFPQNQPNYNINNFSKNRSFGFK; this is translated from the coding sequence ATGCCATATAATCATCAACCACAATTATCTGTAAACTCAATTCAATCATTGGTGGAGCCAATAACTCCTCCTCCATTAGGtcaaatgaataataaGAGAAATCATCAAAAAGCTCATTCTTTAGATTTGTCAGGttttaatgatttcataTCTTCAACTGCTAATCAAATTAATGGTAATTTACCTctaattaatgaatttgatctaaattttaataatagTGATGATTCCACTACTGTTACTACTACCACCAATTCATCGTCCCTCtttcaatcaaaaaattctcattcttcaagaaatgGTAATAATAGTACACATACTGCTACGAATAGTACTAGTAGTACTAATAGCTCAATCATGGAAATCACTTCAATGCCtttggaagaattagaCTACATCAAGTTAGCAACAGATCAATTCGGTTGTCGTTTCctacaaaagaaattggaatcaaattcaattactGAATCAAATTTAGTTAGAGATTTAATGTACGAACAAATTAAAcctttctttttaaatttaGTATTAGATCCCTTCGGTAACTACctcattcaaaaattatgtgAGTATCTTACTACTGATGAGAAGACTTTTTTAATCAATTCCATTTATCCTCACGTCTTTAGAATCTCAATTAATCAATACGGTACAAGATCCctacaaaaaattattgatacTGTGGATAATGAGACTCAAATTGATCTCATAGTAAAAGGTTTCTCACAAGAATTCACTTCCATCGATCAAGTCGTAACATTAATTAATGATTTGAACGGTAATCATgtcattcaaaaatgtatcttcaaattcccatcttcaaaattcgattttatcatcaatgcaatcattgaaaaaaataatattatagCAATCTCAACCCATAAGCATGGCTGTTGCGTCttacaaaaattattgagtGTCTGTACTTTACAACAAATCTTTAAAATCTCTTTAaagattattcaattcttaTCAGGTTTAATGAACGATCAATTTGGTAAttatatcattcaattccTATTAGATATTAAAGAATTGGATTTCTATTTTTTGATTGAGATCTTTAACACTCTTTTAGTCAATGATATTTGTCAATTATCATgtctgaaattttcatcaaatgtcattgaaaaatatattaaaaaattgttcaGAATAATCCAAGACACAATTAATGGTAACattttaccaaatatgaatgatgatatcattaataatttgatgcGTATTATTTTAAACATTATAGAATTCTTTACCATCAATTTAAATATCTTAATTAGAGATAATTATGGTAATTACGCTTTACAAACTTTATTAGAcgtgaaaaattattcttTGTTACTAGAATATCCACAATCAAATACAACAGCGAAGAATCCaaatttaatcaattttacCACTGAATTTAGTTTGAAAATTGGTAATTTGGTAATGTTAACTAAAGAATTATTACCAAGTATTAAAACTACTTCTTACGctaagaaaattaaattaaagGTTAAAGCTTTCTCCGATGTTACAGGTTTGAATTTTAATAATGACATTAAAAATGGCAGACCAACTTCAAGTAATGACAACagacaacaacaacagcaacagcaacagcaacagcaacaaaaTAAACATCATCAACGTCATTTTTCTCTACCTGCAAATGCTTACTACAGAAGAAATAGTAACGCAATGAATGCAGCTCCAACAATTCATCAATCAATGAGCAATTTCTTAGgttcaaataatattacaCCAGTAAATAATAACGATAATAACAATTATTTGACATCAATGCAGAATTTGTATCAACAACCTTCATTAACTCCATCGTCCCAATCTTTCATAAATAACCAGCCTACATCATCCAATGTATTacagcagcagcaacaacaacagcaacaacagcaacagccGTTACTTTACATGAACGATACAGCAAACctatttcaaaataatccaTCGCCACTTCATATGATAAACACTAATGATATAATGAACACCGTAAACTATAGTAATGTAACTAGCCAAAGAATTGTAAGTAATCCGTTCCCGCAAAACCAGCCAAATTATAACATTAATaacttttccaaaaatagAAGTTTTggattcaaataa
- the SAE2 gene encoding ssDNA endodeoxyribonuclease SAE2 (similar to Saccharomyces cerevisiae SAE2 (YGL175C); ancestral locus Anc_8.128), which produces MHLKSQLQELLHLNIAELLTVQHDVTMLLEEKINNLKLSCLEREDCRHGERKGSHTIEIGPFLKSDRINDRIRGDKDSICSDSEMEADSEDFILTQLDSADPTSQSPLKIGCGADNVTTGFSSPLKSIVDNNDERGRNKTYGEARPNTVSDITDKDSIRHNLSHSKKRACMDAGVDRSDGTQCKKLKPINLNGKKALRTDQENKPLKSKTCDFNTNPWTSKPWILEDFKPNEAYTTYRKNTMKIEGFYSKVGSPNEWHNNNRNVKDMENGNYFNEEFENLRQRSKSPPGFGRLDFPSTQERADDKERSRQILYEKTRHRFLAAVNKDLPLEKREYIFKKDDLNKMVDDDILAWCNEDLQIFVRR; this is translated from the coding sequence ATGCATTTAAAGTCACAATTGCAGGAGTTGCTCCATTTGAATATAGCTGAATTGCTCACAGTCCAGCATGATGTCACAATGTTActcgaagaaaagataaacaatttgaagCTCTCCTGCTTGGAACGTGAAGATTGCCGACATGGGGAGAGAAAAGGTAGCCATACCATTGAAATTGGGCCGTTTCTCAAATCTGATCGTATAAACGACCGAATACGTGGTGATAAAGATAGTATCTGTTCAGACAGCGAGATGGAGGCAGATAGTGAAGACTTCATATTGACACAGTTGGACTCAGCAGATCCTACGTCTCAAAGCCCGCTAAAAATAGGTTGTGGTGCAGACAATGTTACTACAGGATTCAGTTCGCCTTTGAAAAGCATAGtagataataatgatgagaGAGGGCGTAACAAGACTTACGGAGAAGCACGACCCAACACTGTCAGTGATATCACTGATAAAGACAGTATACGGCATAATCTTTCTCATTCTAAAAAGAGGGCGTGTATGGATGCTGGTGTGGATCGTTCTGATGGAACGCAATGCAAGAAATTAAAACCTATTAACTTGAACGGCAAGAAGGCGCTTAGAACAGATCAAGAAAACAAGCCTCTTAAATCAAAAACATGCGATTTTAATACTAATCCATGGACATCAAAACCATGGATTttggaagatttcaaaCCCAATGAGGCTTACACAACTTATAGGAAAAATACCATGAAAATTGAAGGATTTTATTCAAAGGTAGGCAGTCCAAACGAATGGCATAATAATAATCGTAATGTTAAAGATATGGAAAATGGCAATTATTTCAAcgaagaatttgaaaatttgaggCAAAGATCGAAATCCCCGCCTGGTTTTGGTAGGCTAGATTTCCCTTCAACCCAAGAGAGAGCTGACGACAAGGAGAGATCTCGGCAAATACTATACGAAAAAACAAGACATAGGTTTTTGGCAGCTGTCAATAAAGATCTTCCTTTAGAAAAACgtgaatatatttttaagaAAGATGATTTGAACAAAATGGTGGATGATGACATTCTTGCCTGGTGCAACGAGGACCTGCAAATATTTGTAAGGAGATAA
- the KAFR0C03040 gene encoding uncharacterized protein (similar to Saccharomyces cerevisiae YGL176C; ancestral locus Anc_8.135) — MPSDPPELPGFYFDIVRKRYFPVNAASKGEAKRQKVEISQKDEIADYWDKEIPKYYKALWNNEDTEKLRLVNDHLERAASSVMRLSKVIFPINLNLHAELFRRKILSCVTLNDEIQLLILDNGEILKVSSDGSILMDWNPLSVFGVNNLRMLTPKVFWESNVLYIHYFDETITCKGIFCQIDNVLDEETLTPRIFFCNSYTKNSISLINRIAFSVDNKISLCFWNNTELFTEYKLGKAQITCLEVFTSRERPTQLYAGSSDGTIHCLPIKNSKIKKKRFYTLENVLHVTSIVSLLSAKDGSLYVSALKKESDSQCLYKTDPFLADDQRQKVTVLKTKIINYTKDTELFSTSPDGKYICYGKKYTRDFEIFSIFNVDDKSSQDMITNCYPIGNMNDFISLDTELSEYSIFNIEFIRPSNSKEMKGLNVDGDTIEIISNFRNINSKYRVSVTLSKETELSNILTVIFDLE; from the coding sequence ATGCCTTCTGACCCACCTGAACTACCAGGGTTCTATTTTGATATCGTACGTAAGAGGTACTTCCCTGTAAATGCTGCTTCGAAAGGTGAAGCAAAGAGACAGAAAGTTGAAATTTCCCAGAAGGATGAGATCGCTGACTATTGGGATAAAGAGATTCCCAAATATTACAAAGCACTATGGAACAATGAGGATACAGAGAAATTAAGGCTCGTTAATGACCACTTAGAAAGAGCTGCATCAAGTGTTATGAGATTGTCTAAGGTTATTTTTCCCATAAATCTTAATTTACACGCTGAGCTGTTTCGTCGGAAGATCCTATCCTGTGTGACACTCAATGATGAAATACAACTGTTGATCTTAGATAATGGTGAAATACTCAAAGTGAGTTCTGATGGTTCAATACTAATGGACTGGAATCCTCTTTCTGTTTTTGGTGTCAATAACCTGAGAATGCTAACTCCGAAGGTATTTTGGGAGAGTAACGTATTATacattcattattttgatgaGACAATTACCTGCAAAGGTATTTTTTGtcaaattgataatgttcttgatgaagaaacttTAACTCCaaggatttttttttgtaattcgTATACCAAGAATtccatttcattaattaaTCGCATTGCATTTTCAgtagataataaaatatcactCTGCTTTTGGAATAATACCGAATTATTCACTGAATATAAACTGGGAAAGGCTCAAATAACATGCTTGGAGGTGTTCACGTCCCGAGAACGACCTACTCAATTGTATGCCGGTTCCTCTGACGGCACCATACACTGCCTTCCTATTAAAAACTCcaaaataaagaagaagaggttTTATACTTTGGAAAATGTACTACATGTAACATCGATTGTATCCTTACTATCAGCGAAAGATGGTTCACTATATGTATcagcattgaaaaaagagagCGATAGCCAATGTCTATACAAGACCGATCCATTTTTAGCAGATGATCAACGACAAAAAGTGACTGTGCTTAAAACTAAGATCATCAACTATACAAAGGATACAGAACTATTCTCTACGTCTCCAGATGGTAAGTACATCTGTTACGGTAAGAAGTATACTAGagactttgaaattttttcgaTTTTTAATGTAGATGATAAAAGTTCTCAAGATATGATAACCAATTGCTATCCAATTGGGAATATGAATGATTTCATCTCACTTGATACAGAATTATCTGAATATtctatcttcaatattgaatttataaGGCCTTCTAATAGTAAAGAAATGAAAGGTTTAAATGTTGATGGCGAtacaattgaaatcatttcaaatttcagaAACATAAACTCTAAATACAGGGTTAGTGTCACATTAAGTAAAGAGACAGAACTATCAAATATCCTTACTGTTATTTTTGATCTGGAATAG